From a region of the Thermococcus sp. 21S7 genome:
- a CDS encoding putative toxin-antitoxin system toxin component, PIN family produces the protein MPKPTTVIDTSVLVSALKSKNETRSPAWKILGMLKAREIENNVTIGILNEIEITLFSIVMEFSTPETYWDLIGKAHEILRIIRSNSRNIEPKHSLQDKRTVEKLQDPNDVKFLEAVFASKAKYLITENTKHFGNFVMNEGAKTGRAKILNHYFYIFTAREFVRELQKKK, from the coding sequence ATGCCGAAACCTACTACCGTTATCGACACGTCAGTTTTAGTCAGTGCACTCAAATCCAAGAACGAGACCAGAAGTCCGGCCTGGAAAATCCTGGGAATGTTAAAGGCCCGGGAAATTGAAAACAACGTGACCATCGGAATCCTCAACGAGATTGAGATAACCCTCTTTTCAATCGTCATGGAGTTCTCAACCCCTGAAACCTACTGGGACCTCATCGGCAAGGCCCACGAAATTCTCAGAATAATCCGCTCCAACTCACGAAACATCGAACCCAAACACTCACTCCAAGATAAGAGGACAGTTGAAAAGCTCCAGGATCCAAATGATGTTAAGTTCTTGGAGGCAGTCTTTGCCTCAAAGGCCAAATACCTCATCACCGAGAATACCAAACACTTCGGCAACTTTGTTATGAATGAAGGGGCAAAAACCGGCCGGGCTAAAATCCTGAACCACTACTTCTACATTTTCACGGCCAGGGAATTCGTGAGAGAATTGCAGAAAAAGAAATGA
- a CDS encoding site-2 protease family protein, with product MTKGVYECISCGHREVRDSTEPLIEKGCPRCGGDMVLVEFQTEQEGHVLPVRRDVPALPETVERKVMEFYDAELDRIDGRVFVFKVREIRERNFERVLGELEDLGYWAALKKRGGEVLLFVFPAEGIKEDNRWLPWIFLIATIFTTLFAGYYLSSLYIQLLDYYNLPGIRNPYVNAVAFSVSVMAILGTHELGHKIAAAYHGVRATMPYFIPFPSMLGTLGAVIRVKSPLPTRDAAIDLGVSGPIAGFLVAIPVSIIGLKLSVPVPQHLLPSTGGGIVFGENLFFMLIEKYVVTFPENSVVFLHPVAIAGWVGILVTFLNLIPAAQLDGGHIARSFLGEKAHRYLTMVVGLVLIGMSFLWIGWLIWGMLVLLMGSVGNPGALDEVSPVSRKRLLLAVIAVIIFIISATPRPMWVNG from the coding sequence ATGACGAAGGGAGTCTACGAATGCATCAGCTGCGGGCACCGGGAGGTGCGGGATTCCACGGAGCCGCTTATAGAGAAAGGCTGCCCCAGATGCGGCGGAGACATGGTTCTGGTGGAGTTTCAGACGGAGCAAGAGGGACATGTGCTTCCCGTCCGCCGGGATGTCCCAGCCCTCCCTGAGACCGTTGAACGGAAGGTAATGGAGTTCTACGATGCGGAGCTTGATAGAATAGACGGAAGGGTTTTCGTGTTTAAGGTCCGCGAGATTCGGGAGAGAAACTTTGAGAGGGTTCTGGGCGAACTGGAGGACCTCGGATACTGGGCGGCGCTTAAAAAACGCGGCGGCGAGGTTTTGCTGTTCGTATTCCCCGCTGAGGGAATAAAGGAAGATAACAGATGGCTCCCGTGGATTTTCCTGATAGCCACAATCTTTACGACGCTGTTCGCAGGCTACTATCTCTCGTCCCTCTACATCCAGCTCCTCGACTACTACAACCTTCCCGGGATAAGGAATCCCTACGTCAACGCCGTGGCCTTCTCGGTAAGCGTCATGGCCATACTCGGAACCCACGAGCTGGGCCACAAGATTGCGGCGGCATATCACGGCGTCAGGGCAACGATGCCTTACTTCATCCCATTCCCCAGCATGCTTGGAACCCTCGGGGCTGTCATAAGGGTCAAGTCGCCCCTGCCAACGAGGGACGCCGCCATAGACCTCGGCGTCAGCGGCCCCATAGCGGGCTTTCTCGTGGCCATACCGGTGAGCATAATAGGCCTGAAGCTCTCGGTACCGGTGCCCCAGCACCTCCTTCCCTCCACGGGGGGAGGGATAGTCTTCGGCGAGAACCTCTTCTTCATGCTGATCGAGAAGTACGTGGTGACGTTCCCGGAGAACAGCGTCGTGTTCCTTCATCCAGTCGCCATCGCAGGGTGGGTCGGGATTCTGGTGACGTTCCTCAACCTCATCCCCGCGGCCCAGCTTGACGGAGGGCATATAGCGCGCTCCTTCCTCGGGGAGAAGGCCCACAGATACCTAACGATGGTCGTCGGGCTCGTTCTCATAGGAATGAGCTTCCTCTGGATTGGGTGGCTCATCTGGGGAATGCTGGTTCTCCTGATGGGCTCGGTTGGGAACCCAGGGGCGCTGGACGAGGTGTCCCCCGTGTCCAGAAAGCGGCTCCTCCTGGCGGTTATCGCTGTGATAATCTTCATCATCTCGGCGACGCCGCGGCCGATGTGGGTCAACGGGTGA
- a CDS encoding DUF126 domain-containing protein, with protein sequence MRLSGRKIVGGKAEGELIVSQKPLSFLGGVDPETGIVTDAESDIRGQNIAGKILAFPRGKGSTVGSYVIYALKKNGKAPKAIIVGEAETIVATGAIIAGIPMVDGIDVSKLRSGMRVSVNADEGLVEIEE encoded by the coding sequence ATGAGGCTCAGTGGAAGAAAAATAGTCGGGGGAAAGGCCGAGGGAGAGCTGATAGTCTCCCAGAAGCCCCTCTCGTTCCTCGGTGGCGTCGATCCGGAGACGGGAATCGTGACGGACGCGGAGAGCGACATACGAGGGCAGAACATAGCCGGAAAGATACTCGCGTTTCCAAGGGGGAAGGGCTCGACGGTCGGCTCCTACGTTATCTATGCCCTTAAAAAGAACGGAAAGGCACCGAAAGCCATAATCGTAGGTGAAGCAGAGACCATAGTCGCGACGGGGGCAATAATAGCGGGTATCCCCATGGTGGACGGGATAGACGTTTCGAAGCTGAGGAGCGGGATGAGGGTCAGCGTTAACGCCGACGAGGGGCTGGTCGAAATTGAGGAATAG
- a CDS encoding aconitase X catalytic domain-containing protein — MYLTKEEELILAGEYGYALQKAMEILVALGEIYGADKLIPIKSAQIAGVSYKNIGDAGMEFLRDFVDAGAKVSVYTTLNPAGIGDDEFMEKQMEVLELYRKMGIEITSTCTPYYGANLPKFGDHLAWSESSAVSFANSVLGARTNREGGPSSLAAAIVGKTPNYGLHLDENRKATVIVNVDAEVETFVDYSALGYHLGKVLGSDVPYFRGLRPSNAEYLKEMGAAMAASGSIALYHVEGETPEYRWAIADKLETIAVEESDIRAVKEAFSDDWSEIDMILIGCPHASLAEIKEVAELLRTRGKPLKVPLFITAGRAVKALADALGYTETIERYNGRIIPDVCFVVSPIRGWYRGIATNSGKSAFYFRSFGFSVRLDDAENLIMEAP, encoded by the coding sequence ATGTACCTGACGAAGGAGGAAGAGCTGATTCTGGCGGGGGAGTACGGCTACGCCCTCCAGAAGGCGATGGAGATACTCGTCGCCCTCGGGGAAATCTACGGCGCCGATAAGCTCATCCCGATAAAGAGCGCCCAGATTGCAGGCGTTTCCTACAAGAACATCGGCGATGCGGGCATGGAGTTTTTGCGTGATTTCGTCGACGCCGGGGCAAAGGTTTCAGTGTACACAACGCTCAATCCGGCCGGCATAGGGGACGATGAGTTCATGGAAAAGCAGATGGAGGTTCTTGAACTCTACAGGAAGATGGGAATAGAGATTACCTCCACCTGCACCCCGTACTACGGCGCGAACCTTCCGAAGTTCGGCGACCACCTGGCCTGGAGCGAGAGCTCCGCGGTAAGCTTTGCAAACTCGGTCCTGGGTGCGAGGACAAACAGGGAAGGTGGCCCCTCAAGCCTGGCCGCCGCGATAGTTGGAAAAACCCCGAACTACGGACTCCATCTGGACGAGAACAGGAAAGCGACGGTGATTGTCAACGTTGACGCGGAGGTGGAAACCTTCGTTGACTATTCCGCGCTCGGCTATCACCTCGGCAAGGTTCTCGGCAGCGATGTCCCGTACTTCAGGGGACTCAGGCCGTCGAACGCCGAGTACCTCAAGGAGATGGGCGCCGCGATGGCCGCGAGCGGATCGATAGCGCTCTACCACGTTGAGGGAGAGACCCCGGAGTATCGCTGGGCCATTGCCGATAAACTCGAAACGATAGCCGTGGAGGAGAGCGACATACGGGCGGTAAAGGAGGCTTTCTCAGACGACTGGAGCGAGATAGATATGATACTCATCGGCTGTCCCCACGCCTCCTTGGCGGAGATAAAAGAGGTGGCGGAACTCCTTAGAACCCGTGGAAAACCCCTGAAGGTTCCGCTGTTCATCACCGCCGGAAGGGCGGTCAAGGCCCTGGCTGATGCACTCGGGTACACGGAAACGATAGAGCGCTACAACGGGCGCATTATCCCGGACGTCTGCTTCGTCGTGTCCCCCATCAGGGGATGGTACAGGGGGATAGCCACCAACAGCGGCAAATCCGCGTTCTACTTCCGCTCATTCGGATTCAGCGTGAGGCTCGACGATGCGGAGAACCTGATAATGGAGGCGCCGTGA
- a CDS encoding LAGLIDADG family homing endonuclease, with product MRTLRDLPPSDVERIQERARQLRESGMSYLKIAQELAEEFNVSVSKATVLRWCKGSHNTFNKTKRVNLEPSPELAYIVGAYLGDASLSERNYQYRIRLKVVDREFAQNFERAVRAIGANPRAGFERNRSRANRWWVEVTNKELFMFLKGPKEKLFEVGREYPREFLRGFFDSEGSVYVNTKDPRRAAVVADHYNTEVLKLCKELLGTLGIHSTIYLVKKKGTKVMIRGQEYQYNNDLYRISIHRRTSVARFAEKIGFSISRKQEKLETFLEAFYSHTSERDYHKTKSYSGGRI from the coding sequence ATGCGAACCCTGAGGGACCTTCCACCTTCCGATGTGGAGAGAATACAGGAACGCGCCCGCCAGCTTCGTGAATCTGGAATGAGCTACCTAAAGATCGCACAAGAATTGGCCGAGGAGTTTAACGTTTCAGTATCAAAGGCGACAGTTCTTAGATGGTGCAAAGGAAGCCACAACACGTTTAACAAAACCAAGCGCGTCAATCTAGAACCCTCCCCAGAGCTGGCCTATATCGTTGGGGCCTATCTTGGCGATGCCTCCCTCAGCGAGAGGAATTACCAGTACAGAATCCGCCTGAAGGTCGTGGACAGAGAGTTCGCCCAGAATTTTGAAAGAGCTGTGAGAGCCATTGGAGCGAATCCGAGAGCGGGCTTTGAGCGCAATCGCAGCAGAGCCAACAGGTGGTGGGTCGAGGTTACCAACAAAGAACTGTTCATGTTCCTGAAAGGACCGAAAGAGAAGCTTTTCGAAGTTGGTAGGGAGTATCCAAGGGAGTTTCTGAGAGGGTTCTTTGACAGTGAGGGAAGCGTTTATGTGAATACTAAGGATCCACGAAGAGCAGCCGTTGTGGCAGATCACTATAATACAGAAGTCCTCAAACTCTGCAAGGAGTTATTAGGAACCCTGGGAATTCACTCGACAATATATTTGGTCAAGAAAAAAGGCACAAAAGTTATGATTCGAGGACAAGAATATCAGTACAACAACGACCTTTACAGGATTAGTATCCACAGAAGAACTAGTGTTGCAAGGTTCGCGGAGAAGATAGGCTTCTCAATCTCTCGAAAGCAAGAGAAACTAGAAACCTTCCTCGAAGCTTTTTACTCACATACATCCGAAAGAGATTACCACAAAACTAAGTCGTATAGCGGGGGGAGGATTTGA
- a CDS encoding 30S ribosomal protein S15, whose translation MARIHARKRGKSGSKRPPRTAPPTWVEYTAEEVEGLVIKLRKEGYSAAMIGTILRDQYGIPSVKLITGKKITKILEENGLAPNIPEDLMSLIRKAVKLRKHLEQHPKDKHSRRGLQLTESKIRRLVKYYRRTGKLPAKWRYDPEQAKLLVR comes from the coding sequence ATGGCAAGGATACACGCGAGAAAGAGGGGTAAATCTGGTTCTAAGAGGCCTCCCAGGACCGCTCCGCCGACCTGGGTTGAGTACACGGCGGAGGAGGTCGAGGGGCTCGTTATCAAGCTTAGGAAAGAAGGCTACAGCGCGGCGATGATAGGAACCATCCTCAGGGACCAGTATGGCATTCCGAGCGTCAAGCTCATCACGGGCAAGAAGATAACCAAGATACTCGAAGAGAACGGTCTCGCACCGAACATCCCCGAGGACCTTATGTCCCTCATCAGGAAGGCGGTTAAGCTCAGGAAGCACCTCGAACAGCACCCGAAGGACAAGCACTCCAGGAGGGGCCTTCAGCTCACCGAGAGCAAGATTAGGCGCCTCGTCAAGTACTACAGGAGGACCGGCAAGCTGCCCGCCAAGTGGCGCTACGATCCGGAGCAGGCCAAGCTCCTGGTTCGCTGA
- a CDS encoding DHH family phosphoesterase, with product MDRGAFLEKAREGAELIKMHIELGHTIRIISHRDADGITAGAVLARAVAREGGTFQLSIVKQLSEELIQELASEKHRIYVFSDLGSGSISLIERHLDFATVVVADHHPPEKDEFSTDSHVLVNPVPFGANSVRDLSGSGVAYFVAREMNERNMDMAYVAVVGAVGDMQEIDGTFHGLNNEVLEDGKKLDILEVRKELRLFGRESRPLYQMLAYATHPEIPEVTGDERKAIEWLRTRGFDPDMRYWQLREEEKRKLHDALVIHLIKHGAPKEAIDRLIGDVVISPLYPEGDPRHEAREFATLLNATGRLNAGTLGVAICLGDENAYKKARKMLEDYKREQIEARRFLIQNWSMADEGEHAYVFYAGRNIRDTLVGIAANIAINAGLADPEKPVVVIADSEEDENLVKGSARTTEKALAKGYHLGEALREVAEKLGGEGGGHAIAAGIRFPRDRLDEFIRLFNDALGKQVEGTGSED from the coding sequence ATGGACCGGGGCGCTTTCTTGGAGAAGGCCCGCGAGGGAGCAGAGCTAATCAAGATGCACATCGAGTTAGGGCACACCATCAGGATAATCTCTCACCGCGATGCCGATGGAATAACCGCCGGTGCCGTTCTAGCTAGGGCCGTTGCCCGCGAGGGTGGAACCTTCCAGCTCAGCATAGTCAAGCAGCTCAGCGAGGAGCTCATTCAAGAGCTTGCCTCGGAGAAGCACAGGATATACGTCTTCAGCGACCTTGGAAGCGGGTCAATAAGCCTGATCGAGAGGCACCTCGACTTCGCAACGGTCGTCGTTGCCGACCATCATCCCCCCGAGAAGGACGAGTTCTCCACGGACTCTCACGTGCTGGTGAATCCGGTTCCCTTTGGTGCCAACAGCGTTCGAGACCTCAGCGGCTCCGGCGTCGCCTACTTCGTGGCCAGGGAGATGAACGAGAGAAACATGGATATGGCGTACGTTGCCGTCGTCGGCGCCGTCGGTGACATGCAGGAGATAGACGGAACGTTCCACGGGCTCAACAACGAGGTACTCGAAGATGGGAAGAAGCTGGATATCCTGGAGGTCAGAAAGGAGCTGCGCCTCTTTGGAAGGGAGAGCCGGCCGCTCTATCAGATGCTCGCCTACGCCACCCACCCGGAGATTCCGGAGGTCACAGGGGACGAGAGGAAGGCAATAGAGTGGCTTCGCACCAGGGGCTTTGACCCCGACATGAGGTACTGGCAGCTCCGCGAGGAGGAGAAGAGGAAGCTCCACGATGCGCTGGTGATACACCTCATCAAGCACGGTGCCCCCAAGGAGGCGATAGACCGGCTCATCGGCGACGTGGTGATAAGCCCGCTCTACCCGGAGGGCGACCCCCGGCACGAGGCGAGGGAGTTTGCGACGCTCCTCAACGCCACCGGCCGCTTAAACGCCGGAACGCTGGGAGTTGCCATATGCCTCGGCGACGAGAATGCCTACAAGAAGGCCAGAAAGATGCTGGAGGACTACAAGAGGGAGCAGATAGAGGCCAGGAGGTTCCTCATCCAGAACTGGAGCATGGCCGACGAGGGGGAGCACGCCTACGTCTTCTACGCCGGCAGAAACATCAGGGACACGCTCGTTGGAATAGCCGCCAACATAGCGATAAACGCCGGCCTCGCCGACCCGGAGAAGCCGGTGGTCGTTATAGCGGACAGCGAGGAAGACGAGAACCTCGTGAAGGGTTCCGCAAGGACAACCGAGAAAGCCCTGGCGAAGGGCTACCACCTTGGGGAGGCGCTCAGGGAGGTCGCGGAGAAGCTCGGCGGCGAGGGCGGGGGACACGCTATCGCAGCGGGAATCCGCTTCCCGAGGGACAGGCTGGACGAGTTCATAAGGCTCTTCAACGATGCGCTTGGAAAGCAGGTGGAGGGAACGGGGAGTGAAGATTGA
- a CDS encoding KEOPS complex subunit Pcc1 translates to MKIEARAEMVWHYGDTGRAEAIAGALEVDNVGLPESLKKSLNVLTRWEDGDVITKVKYSGEIETLIKALDDLVFSIKIAEDVTEKV, encoded by the coding sequence GTGAAGATTGAGGCGCGGGCGGAGATGGTCTGGCACTACGGCGACACTGGAAGGGCCGAGGCGATAGCCGGGGCACTCGAAGTGGACAACGTGGGCCTTCCTGAGAGCCTAAAGAAAAGTTTAAATGTGCTAACCCGATGGGAAGATGGGGACGTCATAACAAAGGTTAAATACTCGGGTGAGATTGAGACACTCATCAAAGCGCTGGATGATTTGGTGTTTTCAATCAAAATCGCCGAAGATGTTACCGAAAAGGTGTGA